From the genome of Penaeus chinensis breed Huanghai No. 1 chromosome 8, ASM1920278v2, whole genome shotgun sequence, one region includes:
- the LOC125027759 gene encoding protein PBMUCL2-like encodes MTAEAKVNILKVIPISAIIYQCIIAISSYITSWNSHGRKAFRADVGEVTSKMSEHEDGKDCSADSEEVDEGSSADSEEVDEGSSADSEEVDEGSSADSEEVDEGSSADSEEVAESCSADSEEVDEGSSADSEEVDEGSSADSEEVDEGSSADSEEVAESCSADSEEVDEGSSADSEGADVGSSADSEEADESCSADSEETDESCSADSEEADEGC; translated from the exons ATGACTGCAGAGG CCAAGGTTAACATCTTGAAAGTCATTCCTATTTCTGCCATAATTTACCAATGCATCATAGCCATTTCCAGTTACATTACGTCATGGAACAGCCACGGAAGAAAAGCCTTCAGAGCTGACGTCGGTGAAGTGACGTCAAAGATGTCAG AGCATGAAGATGGCAAAGATTGCAGCGCGGATAGTGAGGAGGTTGATGAAGGCAGCAGCGCGGATAGTGAGGAGGTTGATGAAGGCAGCAGCGCGGATAGTGAAGAGGTTGATGAAGGCAGCAGCGCGGATAGTGAGGAGGTTGATGAAGGCAGCAGCGCGGATAGTGAAGAGGTTGCTGAAAGTTGCAGCGCGGATAGTGAGGAGGTTGATGAAGGCAGCAGCGCGGATAGTGAAGAGGTTGATGAAGGCAGCAGCGCGGATAGTGAGGAGGTTGATGAAGGCAGCAGCGCGGATAGTGAAGAGGTTGCTGAAAGTTGCAGCGCGGATAGTGAGGAGGTTGATGAAGGCAGCAGCGCGGATAGTGAAGGGGCTGATGTAGGCAGCAGTGCGGATAGTGAAGAGGCGGATGAAAGCTGCAGTGCGGATAGTGAAGAGACGGATGAAAGCTGCAGTGCGGATAGTGAAGAGGCTGATGAAGGCTGCTGA